Proteins co-encoded in one Erwinia sp. genomic window:
- the exuT gene encoding Hexuronate transporter (ID:JIFNMEKO_03090;~source:Prodigal:2.6): MKKIKHYRWHMIILVCFITIINYLDRTALGVAAPTIMSDLGITKEQYSWVISAFQLAYTIGQPIMGFFIDTIGLKLGFFICAMIWGCATMAHALTGSWQGLAVMRGIMGFSEASAIPAGVKTASTWFPAKERGIATGVFNMGTSFGAMLAPPLIAWCIMFHSWQFAFLVAGAMALIAAVIWFIFYKDPKDAKGLSEEERAYIENGQEKHLESTKKEKTSVKNILKQRNFWGIGIARFLADPALGTINFWVPIFFVETLNFSLKEIAMFVWLPFLMADLGCLASGFVAKFLNDRGVSLINSRRITFTLGAILMTTIGLVSIVDNPYLAVLLISIGGFSHQLLSTVAATLGADLFKKNEVATAVGMAGACAWSGQLLFNLFIGAFVSIIGFGPFFIALAIFDLIGAAALWLLIRDNNTTEKPVSSDSMTLSKAH; the protein is encoded by the coding sequence ATGAAAAAAATTAAACATTACAGATGGCATATGATTATTCTGGTGTGTTTCATTACCATCATTAACTATCTTGATCGTACCGCGCTGGGTGTTGCTGCGCCGACGATCATGAGTGATCTGGGGATTACCAAAGAGCAGTACTCCTGGGTTATCAGTGCCTTCCAGCTGGCCTATACTATTGGTCAGCCAATTATGGGTTTTTTTATTGATACCATTGGATTGAAACTCGGGTTCTTCATTTGTGCCATGATCTGGGGATGTGCCACGATGGCTCATGCACTGACTGGTTCCTGGCAGGGGCTGGCGGTGATGCGAGGCATTATGGGATTCAGTGAAGCATCCGCTATCCCGGCTGGCGTAAAAACCGCTTCAACCTGGTTTCCCGCTAAGGAGCGGGGTATTGCCACCGGGGTCTTCAATATGGGGACCTCTTTTGGCGCCATGCTGGCACCGCCTCTGATTGCCTGGTGTATCATGTTTCATAGCTGGCAGTTTGCCTTCCTGGTTGCCGGAGCTATGGCGCTGATTGCTGCCGTGATTTGGTTCATTTTTTATAAAGACCCGAAGGATGCGAAAGGTCTTTCTGAGGAAGAGCGTGCTTACATCGAAAATGGCCAGGAAAAACACCTCGAAAGCACTAAAAAAGAGAAAACCTCCGTTAAAAATATCCTGAAACAGCGGAATTTCTGGGGGATCGGAATCGCCCGTTTTCTGGCTGATCCCGCACTGGGGACGATCAACTTTTGGGTGCCTATTTTCTTTGTCGAAACGCTGAATTTCAGCCTGAAAGAGATAGCGATGTTTGTCTGGTTGCCGTTCCTGATGGCGGATCTGGGGTGTCTGGCGAGCGGTTTTGTCGCTAAATTTCTCAATGACCGTGGGGTCTCGCTTATCAATTCGCGGCGCATCACTTTTACGCTTGGTGCGATTCTGATGACGACCATCGGGTTGGTCAGTATCGTTGATAATCCTTATCTGGCTGTTTTACTCATCAGTATTGGTGGGTTCTCTCATCAGTTATTATCTACGGTTGCCGCAACGCTCGGCGCTGATCTGTTTAAAAAGAATGAAGTGGCTACTGCCGTGGGAATGGCAGGCGCCTGTGCCTGGTCGGGTCAGCTACTGTTTAACTTATTTATTGGTGCCTTCGTCAGTATCATTGGTTTTGGTCCTTTCTTTATTGCATTAGCAATATTCGATCTGATAGGGGCGGCGGCACTCTGG